In Brassica rapa cultivar Chiifu-401-42 chromosome A06, CAAS_Brap_v3.01, whole genome shotgun sequence, a single window of DNA contains:
- the LOC103875313 gene encoding cytochrome P450 71B21, translating to MSMFLYFFLSMPLLFIFFKRLSNSKGKFPPGPMGLPIIGNLHQLGKSLHRSFHKLSQEYGPVMFLRFGVVPVVVFSTKEAAEEVLKTHDLETCTRPKLSATKLFSYNYKDIGFAQYGDDWREMRKLAMLELFSSKKLKAFRYIREEESELLVKKLSKSAETQTLVDLRKALFSLTASIICRLAFGQNFHECDFVDMDKVEELVLESETNLGSFAFTDFFPTGLGWIIDRISGQHSELHKAFARLSNFFQHVIDDHLKPEQPQDHSDIIGVMLDMINKESKVGSFKVTYDHLKGVMSDVFLAGVNAGAITMIWAMTELTRHPRVMKKLQQEIRATLGDNKEKITEQDLEKVHFLKLVIQETFRLHPPAPLLLPRETMSDIKIQGYNIPKNTMIEINTYAIGRDPNCWTNPNEFIPERFIDNPIDYKGQHFELLPFGGGRRICPGMATGMTIVELGLLNVLYFFDWSLPDGMTIEDINMEEAGAFVIAKKVPLELVPVIHY from the exons ATGTCGATGTTTCTCTATTTCTTTTTGTCAATgcctcttctttttattttcttcaaaagGCTCTCAAATTCTAAGGGGAAGTTTCCCCCGGGACCTATGGGGCTTCCGATCATCGGAAACTTGCACCAACTTGGAAAATCTCTTCACAGATCATTTCACAAACTCTCTCAAGAGTATGGACCCGTGATGTTTCTTCGTTTTGGCGTGGTCCCTGTGGTTGTGTTCTCCACAAAAGAAGCAGCTGAAGAAGTTCTCAAGACTCATGATCTCGAGACTTGTACTCGACCAAAGCTATCTGCGACGAAGTTGTTCTCTTACAACTACAAAGACATTGGCTTTGCTCAGTACGGTGATGATTGGagagagatgaggaagcttgCGATGCTCGAGCTCTTCAGCTCGAAAAAACTAAAAGCGTTCAGGTATATCCGAGAGGAAGAGAGTGAATTGCTCGTCAAGAAACTCTCTAAATCTGCTGAGACACAAACTTTGGTGGATTTGAGAAAAGCTCTTTTCTCTCTTACCGCGAGTATCATATGTAGACTCGCTTTTGGACAGAACTTCCACGAGTGCGATTTTGTCGACATGGACAAAGTTGAGGAGTTGGTGCTCGAGTCTGAGACCAATCTTGGCTCATTCGCGTTCACTGACTTCTTCCCCACGGGCCTTGGGTGGATTATAGACCGGATCTCTGGCCAACATTCGGAGCTGCACAAAGCCTTTGCAAGACTAAGCAATTTCTTTCAACATGTGATCGATGATCATTTGAAGCCTGAACAACCTCAAGATCATTCAGACATCATTGGTGTCATGCTGGATATGATcaataaagagagcaaagttgGCTCTTTCAAAGTCACATATGACCATCTTAAAGGAGTCATGTCG GATGTATTTTTGGCGGGAGTAAACGCAGGCGCTATAACGATGATATGGGCCATGACCGAGCTGACAAGACATCCAAGAGTGATGAAGAAACTCCAACAAGAGATTCGAGCAACTCTTGGAGACAACAAAGAAAAAATCACTGAACAAGATTTGGAGAAAGTTCACTTCTTGAAACTTGTGATCCAAGAAACTTTCAGACTACACCCACCAGCTCCCCTCTTGCTCCCAAGAGAGACAATGTCTGACATCAAGATTCAAGGTTACAACATTCCTAAAAACACAATGATTGAGATCAACACATACGCAATAGGACGTGATCCCAATTGCTGGACGAACCCTAACGAGTTTATCCCCGAGAGGTTTATAGATAACCCTATAGACTACAAGGGTCAGCATTTTGAACTGTTGCCATTCGGTGGAGGCCGTAGGATCTGTCCCGGGATGGCCACTGGGATGACCATCGTGGAGCTCGGTCTACTTAATGTTCTTTACTTCTTTGATTGGAGTTTACCCGATGGAATGACCATTGAAGACATTAACATGGAAGAAGCTGGAGCTTTCGTCATAGCCAAGAAAGTCCCGCTTGAGCTGGTTCCAGTTATTCATTACTAG
- the LOC103875312 gene encoding cytochrome P450 71B22: MSIFIYFILLLPLLLIFLKRFSPSKGKLPPGPIGLPLIGNLHQLGKSLHRSFHKLSQDYGSVMFLRFGVVPVVVFSTREAAEEVLKTHDLETCTRPKLSATRLFSYNYKDIGFAQYGDDWREMRKLAMLELFSSKKLKAFRYIREEESELLVKKLSKSADTQTLVDLRKALFSLTASIICRLAFGQNFHECDFVDMDKVEELVLESETNLGSFAFTDFFPTGLGWIIDRISGQHSELHKAFARLSNFFQHVIDDHLKPEQPQDHSDIIGVMLDMINKESKVGSFKVTYDHLKGVMSDVFLAGVNAGAITMIWAMTELTRHPRVMKKLQQEIRETLGDNKEKITEQDLERVQYLKFVIQETFRLHPPAPLLLPRETMSDIKIQGYNIPKNTMIEINTYSIGRDPNCWENPNDFIPERFVDSPVEYKGQHYELLPFGAGRRICPGMATGITIVELGLLNVLYFFDWSLPDGMTIDDIDMEEAGAFVVAKKVPLELIPTPHQW; this comes from the exons ATGTCCATCTTTATCTATTTCATCTTACTCTTGCCTCTCCTCTTAATCTTCTTGAAACGCTTCTCACCCTCTAAAGGGAAGCTTCCTCCAGGACCTATAGGCCTTCCTCTCATCGGAAACTTGCATCAACTTGGAAAATCTCTCCACAGATCTTTCCATAAACTCTCTCAAGATTATGGATCTGTGATGTTTCTTCGTTTCGGCGTGGTCCCTGTTGTTGTCTTCTCCACAAGAGAAGCAGCTGAGGAAGTTCTCAAGACTCATGATCTCGAGACTTGTACTCGACCAAAGCTATCTGCGACCAGGTTGTTTTCTTACAACTACAAAGACATTGGTTTTGCTCAGTACGGTGATGACTGGagagagatgaggaagcttgCGATGCTCGAGCTCTTCAGCTCCAAAAAACTAAAAGCGTTCAGGTATATCCGAGAGGAAGAGAGTGAATTGCTCGTCAAGAAACTCTCTAAATCTGCCGATACACAAACTTTGGTGGATTTGAGAAAAGCTCTTTTCTCTCTTACCGCGAGTATCATATGTAGACTCGCTTTTGGACAGAACTTCCACGAGTGCGATTTTGTCGATATGGACAAAGTTGAGGAGTTGGTGCTCGAGTCTGAGACCAATCTTGGCTCATTCGCGTTCACTGACTTCTTCCCCACGGGCCTTGGGTGGATTATAGACCGGATCTCTGGCCAACATTCGGAGCTGCACAAAGCCTTTGCAAGACTAAGCAATTTCTTTCAACATGTGATCGATGATCATTTGAAGCCTGAACAACCTCAAGATCATTCAGACATCATTGGTGTCATGCTGGATATGATcaataaagagagcaaagttgGCTCTTTCAAAGTCACATATGACCATCTTAAAGGAGTCATGTCG GATGTATTTTTGGCGGGAGTAAACGCAGGAGCGATCACCATGATATGGGCGATGACAGAGTTAACCAGACATCCAAGAGTGATGAAGAAACTCCAACAAGAGATTCGAGAAACTCTTGGTGACAACAAAGAAAAAATCACTGAACAAGATCTAGAGAGAGTTCAGTACTTGAAGTTTGTGATCCAAGAAACATTCAGATTACACCCACCAGCTCCCCTCTTACTTCCAAGAGAGACAATGTCTGACATCAAGATTCAAGGTTACAATATACCAAAAAACACAATGATCGAGATCAACACTTACTCAATAGGACGTGATCCTAATTGCTGGGAAAATCCTAACGATTTCATCCCCGAGAGGTTCGTCGATAGCCCTGTTGAGTATAAGGGTCAACATTACGAGTTGTTACCCTTCGGTGCTGGTCGTAGGATCTGTCCTGGGATGGCTACGGGGATAACTATCGTGGAGCTTGGTTTACTCAACGTTCTTTACTTCTTTGATTGGAGTTTGCCTGATGGTATGACCATCGACGACATAGACATGGAAGAAGCTGGAGCTTTTGTCGTCGCCAAGAAAGTTCCCCTTGAGCTTATACCGACTCCACATCAATGGTGA